A portion of the Thermus thermamylovorans genome contains these proteins:
- a CDS encoding ABC transporter ATP-binding protein, which yields MALLRAEGIVAGYGELEILKGVRLRVDPGEIVVIIGPNGAGKSTLVKALFGLVRVKEGRVEFAGEEVTRKPPELLIRKGMAYVPQVNNVFQNLTVEENLEMGAYVLQGDLKERKERVYTLFPRLYERRGQKAGQLSGGERQMVAIGRALMLSPKLLILDEPT from the coding sequence ATGGCGCTTTTGAGGGCTGAGGGGATCGTGGCCGGCTACGGGGAGCTGGAGATCCTCAAGGGGGTCCGCCTGCGGGTGGACCCCGGGGAGATCGTGGTGATCATCGGCCCCAACGGGGCGGGGAAGAGCACCCTGGTCAAGGCCCTCTTCGGCCTGGTGCGGGTGAAGGAGGGCCGGGTGGAGTTCGCCGGGGAGGAGGTCACCCGCAAGCCGCCGGAGCTCCTCATCCGCAAGGGCATGGCCTACGTGCCCCAGGTGAACAACGTCTTCCAGAACCTCACCGTGGAGGAGAACCTGGAGATGGGGGCCTACGTGCTACAAGGGGACCTTAAAGAGCGCAAGGAGCGGGTCTACACCCTCTTCCCCCGGCTCTACGAGCGCCGGGGGCAGAAGGCGGGGCAGCTTTCCGGGGGGGAAAGGCAGATGGTGGCCATCGGCCGGGCCCTGATGCTCTCCCCCAAGCTCCTCATCCTGGACGAGCCCACC
- a CDS encoding ABC transporter ATP-binding protein: MSREPLLRVEGLVKDFGGLRAVNGCTFAVAEGSITGLIGPNGAGKTTVFNLITGFLRPDAGRVLFQGEEITGLPPYRIFRKGLARTFQIPREHRLLTVLENLMLVPLGQLGEGFWNVWFRPQAVRAQEEAIRQRALEVLEFVELLHLKDEYAGNLSGGQRKLLELARVLMAEPRLVLLDEPGAGVNPTLMKKLAEKILELNRKGLTFLIIEHDMDLVMRLCDPIVVLSEGSVLKEGSPEAVRRDPKVLEAYLGGQYGAFEG; this comes from the coding sequence ATGTCCCGTGAACCCCTTCTCCGGGTAGAAGGCCTGGTCAAGGACTTCGGGGGCCTAAGGGCGGTGAACGGCTGCACCTTCGCCGTGGCGGAGGGCTCCATCACCGGCCTCATCGGCCCCAACGGGGCGGGCAAGACCACGGTCTTCAACCTCATCACCGGCTTCCTCAGGCCCGACGCGGGCCGGGTCCTCTTCCAGGGGGAGGAGATCACCGGCCTGCCCCCCTACCGGATCTTCCGCAAGGGCCTGGCCCGCACCTTCCAGATCCCCCGGGAGCACCGCCTCCTCACCGTCTTGGAAAACCTGATGCTGGTGCCCCTGGGCCAGCTGGGAGAAGGGTTCTGGAACGTCTGGTTCCGGCCCCAGGCGGTGCGGGCCCAGGAGGAGGCCATCCGGCAAAGGGCCCTGGAGGTCCTGGAGTTCGTGGAGCTCCTCCACCTCAAGGACGAGTACGCGGGCAACCTCTCCGGGGGGCAGCGGAAGCTTCTGGAGCTGGCCCGGGTTCTCATGGCCGAGCCCAGGCTGGTCCTTTTGGACGAGCCCGGGGCCGGGGTGAACCCCACCCTGATGAAAAAGCTTGCGGAAAAGATCCTGGAGCTCAACCGCAAGGGCCTGACCTTCCTCATCATCGAGCACGACATGGACCTGGTGATGCGGCTTTGCGACCCCATCGTGGTCCTGAGCGAGGGGAGCGTCCTCAAGGAGGGCTCCCCGGAGGCGGTGCGGCGGGACCCCAAGGTCCTGGAGGCCTATTTGGGAGGGCAGTATGGCGCTTTTGAGGGCTGA
- a CDS encoding ABC transporter ATP-binding protein, whose product MAKALALQGITKRFPLVLANDRIGLDLEWGEVLALVGENGAGKSTLMRIVYGLLPPDRGEMWVAGRPYRPKSPLDAIRAGIGMVHQHFMLVEPFTVLENLVLGLEPGSPFFLNLEQARRRASALMEELGFQVPLDERIENLPVGLQQRVEILKALYREAKILILDEPTAVLTPQEAEELFRFLRAYAAKGNAAIFISHKLKEVLQVSDRVTVIRDGRVVGTVRTPATSLEELARMMVGREVVLRVPKGPARPGEVVLEVEGLEAPPRLKGVSFRVRSGEIVGIAGVEGNGQTELVEALTGLRPHRGVVRYLGKPLPPLARRVREAGVSHIPEDRQARGLVLDFSVRENAVLGDQHRRPFRGFLGFLDGDRLEAHARELVETFDVRPRSTGLSARRFSGGNQQKIVVGRELLRAPRLLVAAQPTRGVDVGAIEFIHQRLVEARDRGLAVLLVSADLSEVLSLADRILVMYEGRIVGELTPEEAKGQPEGYLEERLGLLMAGVPA is encoded by the coding sequence ACAAGGCATCACCAAGCGCTTCCCCCTGGTCCTGGCCAACGACCGCATCGGCCTGGACCTGGAGTGGGGCGAGGTCCTGGCCCTGGTGGGGGAGAACGGGGCGGGCAAGTCCACCCTGATGCGGATCGTCTACGGCCTCCTCCCCCCGGACCGGGGGGAGATGTGGGTGGCGGGCCGCCCCTACCGCCCCAAAAGCCCCCTGGACGCCATCCGCGCCGGGATCGGCATGGTCCACCAGCACTTCATGCTGGTGGAGCCCTTCACCGTCTTGGAAAACCTGGTCCTGGGCCTGGAACCGGGAAGCCCCTTCTTCCTCAACCTGGAGCAGGCCAGACGGCGGGCTTCGGCCCTCATGGAGGAGCTGGGCTTTCAGGTCCCCTTGGACGAGCGGATCGAGAACCTGCCCGTGGGGCTGCAGCAGCGGGTGGAGATCCTCAAAGCCCTCTACCGTGAGGCCAAGATCCTCATCCTGGACGAGCCCACCGCCGTCCTCACCCCCCAGGAGGCGGAGGAGCTCTTCCGTTTCCTCCGGGCCTACGCGGCCAAGGGCAACGCCGCCATCTTCATCAGCCACAAGCTGAAGGAGGTTTTGCAGGTCTCCGACCGGGTTACGGTGATCCGGGACGGGAGGGTGGTGGGCACGGTGAGGACCCCGGCGACCTCTCTGGAGGAGCTGGCCCGCATGATGGTGGGGCGGGAGGTGGTCCTGCGGGTACCGAAGGGCCCCGCACGGCCCGGGGAGGTGGTGCTGGAGGTGGAGGGCCTCGAGGCCCCTCCCCGGCTCAAGGGGGTGAGCTTTAGGGTGCGCTCCGGGGAGATCGTGGGCATCGCCGGGGTGGAGGGGAACGGGCAGACGGAGCTGGTGGAGGCCCTCACCGGGCTTCGGCCCCACCGGGGGGTGGTGCGCTACCTGGGAAAGCCCCTCCCCCCCCTGGCCCGCAGGGTCCGGGAGGCGGGGGTGAGCCACATCCCCGAGGACCGGCAGGCCCGGGGCCTGGTGCTGGACTTCTCCGTGCGGGAAAACGCCGTCCTCGGCGACCAGCACCGGAGGCCCTTCCGGGGGTTTTTGGGCTTTCTGGACGGCGACCGGCTGGAGGCCCACGCCCGGGAGCTGGTGGAGACCTTCGACGTCCGCCCCCGCTCCACCGGGCTTTCCGCAAGGCGCTTCTCCGGGGGCAACCAGCAGAAGATCGTGGTGGGCCGGGAGCTCCTCAGGGCCCCCAGGCTCCTCGTGGCCGCCCAGCCCACCCGGGGGGTGGACGTGGGGGCCATCGAGTTCATCCACCAGCGCCTGGTGGAGGCCCGGGACCGGGGTCTGGCGGTGCTCCTGGTTTCCGCCGACCTCTCCGAGGTGCTCTCCCTCGCTGACCGCATCCTGGTGATGTACGAGGGCAGGATCGTGGGGGAGCTCACCCCCGAAGAGGCCAAGGGCCAGCCGGAAGGCTACCTGGAGGAACGGCTCGGCCTCCTCATGGCCGGGGTCCCGGCCTGA